The Quercus robur chromosome 7, dhQueRobu3.1, whole genome shotgun sequence genome has a segment encoding these proteins:
- the LOC126693763 gene encoding putative disease resistance protein RGA3, producing the protein MAEIGYGIAVRVLELLGSRTFQEISSAWGVKSDLTKLERTVKAIKAVLLDAEEKQVSDHGLSVWLGELKDVLKDAENVLDEFQYIVLQKEVMKRNGSTSKKVSNFFSSSNPLAIRFEMADKIKSIRKRVDEISAEKDKFNLAHGLEDRKLNMQERREMTHSFVHPRNVIGRDDAKKQILDLLMQQDASRNVNVISMVGIGGLGKTTLAKLVYNDEQVVGHFQLRMWVCVSENFDVIWLIKEILKSALGKIDETLSLDWLQIHLRELIKDKKFLLVLDDVWNEDRKKWIELENLLVGDCNGSKILVTTRNNSVATIMGTTTTYNLKGLPEEDCMSLFVKLAFKVGQENQYPNLLNIGREIVKKCKGVPLAVSTLAGLLYLKVDEHKWKFIRDNEIWNLEQKEGDILPALKLSYNQLPFHLKQCFAYCSVFPKDYEFINFRLIQFWMTHGILQSPKDENVELADVGDLYIKELLSRSFFQDVSQEEFVPMYTFKMHDLVHDLALLIAKGECSVVTKKSTLVAEVCHLSILENGQEVTTQLEKLSKVQTIIFKTEQPASFLEACIARFKYLRVLDLSNSSFEVLPSSIGNLKHLRYLDLSGNRIIKQLPDSICKLHSLQTLLLADCSNLERLPKGIRDIISLRFLFITTKHTCLWEKAVGCLDSLRSLLIWRCENLKCLFEEMEGHLTNL; encoded by the exons ATGGCTGAAATTGGCTATGGCATCGCAGTGAGG GTCCTGGAGCTGCTTGGATCCCGTACTTTCCAAGAGATCAGCTCGGCATGGGGCGTCAAAAGTGATCTGACAAAGCTTGAGCGCACTGTCAAAGCCATCAAAGCCGTACTCTTGGATGCTGAGGAGAAGCAAGTAAGTGACCATgggctgagtgtttggctaggggAGCTCAAAGACGTTCTTAAAGATGCCGAGAATGTGTTGGATGAATTTCAGTACATAGTTCTGCAGAAGGAAGTCATGAAGAGAAACGGGAGCACTAGCAAAAAGGTGAGTAATTTCTTTTCAAGTTCTAACCCACTTGCAATCCGTTTTGAAATGGCAGATAAAATCAAAAGTATTAGGAAGAGGGTAGATGAAATTTCAGCTGAGAAAGATAAATTCAATCTTGCTCATGGACTTGAAGATAGAAAGTTAAATATGCAGGAAAGGAGGGAAATGACCCACTCCTTTGTTCATCCTCGGAATGTCATTGGTAGGGATGATGCCAAAAAACAGATTCTAGATCTTTTGATGCAGCAAGATGCGAGCAGAAATGTCAATGTAATTTCTATGGTTGGGATTGGAGGTTTGGGGAAGACCACACTTGCTAAGTTGGTTTATAATGATGAACAGGTAGTTGGCCATTTTCAATTGAGAATGTGGGTATGCGTatctgaaaattttgatgttatatGGTTGATAAAAGAAATCCTTAAATCTGCACTTGGTAAAATTGATGAGACTTTGAGTCTAGATTGGTTGCAAATTCACTTAAGAGAACTTATAAAAGATAAGAAATTTCTTCTTGTCTTAGATGATGTTTGGAATGAAGATCGTAAAAAATGGattgaattagaaaatttgttAGTTGGTGATTGTAATGGAAGTAAAATCTTAGTGACAACACGGAATAACTCTGTTGCTACTATTATGGGCACTACTACCACATACAATCTAAAAGGTCTACCCGAAGAGGACTGTATGTCTTTGTTTGTGAAATTGGCATTTAAGGTAGGACAAGAAAATCAATATCCTAACCTCTTAAATATTGGAAGAGAAATTGTCAAAAAATGTAAAGGGGTTCCATTGGCAGTGAGTACTTTGGCTGGCCTACTTTATTTAAAAGTTGATGAACATAAGTGGAAATTTATTAGAGATAACGAGATATGGAATTTAGAACAAAAGGAAGGTGACATCTTACCCGCATTGAAGCTTAGTTACAATCAATTGCCATTTCACTTGAAGCAATGTTTTGCATATTGTTCTGTTTTTCCAAAGGATTACGAATTCATTAATTTTCGATTGATTCAATTTTGGATGACACATGGAATTCTTCAATCACCTAAGGATGAAAATGTAGAGTTGGCAGATGTTGGTGACTTGTATATCAAAGAGCTGTTGTCAAGATCTTTCTTTCAAGATGTTAGTCAAGAGGAATTTGTGCCCATGTATACCTTTAAAATGCATGATTTGGTCCATGATCTTGCACTCTTAATTGCCAAAGGTGAGTGTTCGGTAGTAACCAAGAAGTCTACCCTTGTTGCAGAAGTTTGTCATCTGTCAATTTTGGAGAATGGGCAAGAAGTTACAACACAATTAGAGAAATTGAGCAAAGTCCAGActattattttcaaaacagagcAACCTGCGTCCTTTCTTGAAGCATGTATCGCAAGATTTAAGTACTTGCGGGTGCTTGATCTGAGCAATTCATCCTTTGAGGTGTTGCCAAGTTCCATCGGAAATTTGAAACATTTGAGATATCTTGACCTATCAGGTAATCGCATAATCAAGCAACTTCCAGATTCCATTTGCAAGCTGCACAGTTTGCAAACTTTACTGCTTGCTGATTGCAGCAATCTTGAACGGTTGCCAAAAGGTATAAGGGACATAATTAGCCTCAGGTTTTTGTTTATTACAACAAAGCATACCTGCTTGTGGGAGAAGGCAGTAGGTTGCTTGGATTCTCTTCGATCTTTGTTGATTTGGAGATGTGAGAATCTAAAATGTCTGTTTGAAGAGATGGAGGGGCACCTCACCAATCTTTGA
- the LOC126691548 gene encoding short integuments 2, mitochondrial-like: MLIAGYKIAHQPSIYVLDIPGVLVPSIPDIETELKLVLAGLNTQGTPLHWKHLNNKRLEGIQYDSKEKHEYDLKDLQPKRRKLPNDSDMLCIELLELVELKLKEVISREPTLLVLVVHVPNIGKSSLINAIHQIVSFCFPGEDEATLSPLPGVTQDIVGYKIVHQPSIYVLNTLGVLVPSIPDIETGL, translated from the exons ATGTTAATTGCTGGGTACAAG ATTGCACATCAGCCTAGCATATATGTCCTAGACATTCCAGGTGTATTGGTTCCAAGTATCCCTGACATAGAGACAGAACTGAAGCTGGTTCTTGCAG GTTTAAATACTCAAGGGACTCCCCTTCATTGGAAGCACTTGAACAACAAGAGACTGGAAGGGATTCAATATGATTCTAAGGAAAAACATGAGTATGATCTTAAAGATCTTCAGCCAAAGAGAAGGAAGCTGCCAAATGATTCTGATATGCTTTGCATTGAG CTactggagcttgtggagttgaAGCTGAAGGAAGTGATTTCAAGGGAACCTACTCTACTTGTTTTGGTGGTTCATGTTCCTAACATTGGCAAGTCATCTTTAATCAATGCAATCCATCAAATTGTGTCATTTTGCTTTCCTG GAGAAGATGAAGCTACACTTAGCCCATTGCCTGGTGTTACTCAAGATATTGTTGGATACAAG ATTGTGCATCAACCTAGCATATATGTCCTAAACACTCTGGGTGTATTGGTTCCAAGTATCCCTGACATTGAGACAGGACTGTGA